The following proteins are co-located in the Microvirga ossetica genome:
- the meaB gene encoding methylmalonyl Co-A mutase-associated GTPase MeaB, producing the protein MSEEPQRKGTVTAQAVAKGDRAALARAITLMESRRPDHREAARALLQELMPRTGHAVRIGITGVPGVGKSTAIDTLGSMLTEEGHKVAVLAVDPSSTRTGGAILGDKTRMARLSTDPNAFIRPSPSSGTLGGVAAKTRETMLLCEAAGFDVILVETVGVGQSETAVADLTDFFLVLMLPGAGDELQGIKKGILELADLIAVNKADDAGAKAKAAAAEYKAALHILTPASATWSPPVLTISGLTGQGLDELWTKVLDHRKRLEATGELAAKRRAQDTKWMWALVHERLHERLTHDSALRQRVPAIEKAIADGTLSPNAGASEIVRLLGI; encoded by the coding sequence ATGAGTGAAGAACCACAGAGGAAAGGGACTGTAACAGCTCAAGCCGTTGCCAAGGGCGACCGGGCGGCGCTGGCGCGCGCCATCACGCTCATGGAATCGCGCCGGCCCGATCACCGCGAGGCGGCCCGCGCGCTGCTTCAGGAGCTGATGCCCCGCACGGGCCATGCGGTGCGAATCGGCATCACTGGCGTGCCGGGGGTGGGCAAATCCACCGCCATCGACACGCTGGGCTCCATGCTCACCGAGGAGGGCCACAAGGTGGCGGTGCTGGCGGTCGATCCCTCATCGACCCGCACCGGCGGCGCGATTCTCGGCGACAAGACCCGCATGGCGCGGCTTTCGACGGACCCGAACGCCTTCATCCGCCCTTCCCCGTCCTCGGGCACGCTGGGTGGCGTTGCTGCCAAGACCCGCGAGACGATGCTGCTCTGCGAGGCCGCAGGCTTCGACGTGATCCTGGTCGAGACCGTCGGCGTCGGGCAGTCGGAGACGGCGGTCGCGGACCTGACCGATTTCTTCCTCGTCCTCATGCTGCCGGGCGCGGGCGACGAGCTGCAGGGGATCAAGAAGGGCATCCTCGAACTCGCCGACCTGATCGCCGTCAACAAGGCGGACGATGCGGGCGCCAAGGCGAAGGCCGCCGCCGCCGAATACAAGGCGGCCCTGCACATCCTGACTCCGGCCTCGGCCACGTGGTCACCGCCGGTGCTGACGATCTCGGGCCTCACGGGACAGGGCCTCGACGAACTCTGGACCAAGGTTCTCGATCACCGCAAGCGCTTGGAGGCGACCGGCGAACTCGCTGCGAAACGGCGGGCGCAGGACACCAAATGGATGTGGGCCCTCGTCCATGAGCGCCTGCACGAGCGCCTGACCCACGATTCGGCCCTGCGCCAGCGCGTACCCGCCATCGAGAAAGCCATCGCGGACGGCACCCTGTCGCCGAATGCCGGGGCGAGCGAGATCGTCAGGCTCTTGGGGATCTGA
- a CDS encoding AraC family transcriptional regulator, producing MTAQTTNHYRARLQRVLQHIEEHLDEDLSVDALSGVAAFSRYHFHRQFSALFGIGVYRYVQLARLKRASYKLAFREDEPILQIAFDSGYEGPEAFARAFKKTFGQSPSAFRNEPQWTSWHAAHQPLSETRKIHMARTWTDGDVRIEDTDDIRVAELVHRGDPALIGDSVRRFIEWRKQTGIPKASAVFNTLYDDPHATPPKDFRLGICVATDRDVAPNDAGIAIKAIPGGRCAVLRHVGTEDSFAAALAYLYGTWLPQSGEEPRDSPLYCRRVRFFPDVPEHEAVTDIFLPLK from the coding sequence GTGACGGCGCAGACCACCAACCATTATCGGGCCCGGCTCCAAAGGGTGCTCCAGCATATCGAGGAGCATCTCGACGAGGATCTGAGCGTCGACGCGCTAAGCGGGGTCGCGGCTTTCTCGCGGTATCATTTCCATCGGCAGTTCTCCGCCCTCTTCGGGATCGGCGTCTACCGATACGTGCAGCTGGCACGCCTCAAGCGCGCCTCGTACAAGCTCGCGTTCCGCGAGGATGAGCCCATCCTGCAGATTGCGTTCGACAGCGGATACGAGGGGCCGGAAGCCTTCGCCCGCGCCTTCAAGAAAACCTTCGGACAGAGCCCGAGCGCGTTCCGGAACGAACCGCAATGGACGTCTTGGCACGCAGCCCATCAGCCGCTCAGCGAGACAAGGAAGATCCACATGGCGAGAACCTGGACCGACGGGGATGTGCGCATCGAAGACACCGACGACATCCGCGTCGCCGAACTGGTGCATCGGGGCGATCCGGCACTGATCGGGGATTCGGTGCGCCGGTTCATCGAATGGCGCAAACAGACCGGCATCCCAAAGGCGAGCGCGGTCTTCAACACCCTCTATGACGACCCTCACGCCACGCCACCGAAAGACTTTCGGCTCGGCATCTGCGTCGCAACGGACCGGGACGTGGCGCCCAACGATGCGGGAATTGCGATCAAGGCGATCCCCGGCGGGCGCTGTGCCGTCCTGCGCCATGTCGGCACCGAGGACAGCTTCGCCGCCGCCTTGGCCTATCTCTATGGAACCTGGCTGCCGCAAAGCGGAGAGGAGCCGCGGGACAGCCCGCTCTATTGCCGACGGGTTAGGTTCTTCCCGGATGTGCCCGAGCACGAGGCGGTGACGGACATCTTCCTTCCATTGAAATAG
- a CDS encoding asparaginase, which translates to MNNPFLVEVTRGHLVESRHRGSVSVVDAEGAAVLSIGDVDRRVFPRSAVKALQALPLVESGIADKYGLTDQEIALACASHAGEPEHVAAAKSMLAKAGQDVGCLECGTHWPMSEAASRALAAKGASPNALHNNCSGKHAGFICLACGEGRDPKGYIGADHPVQRSVREAMEEITGACHTVEKSGIDGCSIPTYAIPLPSLAFGFARFGTGAGLPGAGKAAAARIRKAVARHPFMVAGTGLFDTRLMELLGERAFVKVGAEGVYCAAFPELGYGVALKAEDGNARAAEAMMAGLVLRFLNLAYDERKAVEALAHPVLRNRNGMEVGQLRVSSEILGTA; encoded by the coding sequence ATGAACAATCCTTTTCTTGTCGAGGTCACCCGCGGGCACCTGGTCGAGTCGCGCCATAGGGGCAGCGTCTCGGTGGTGGATGCCGAGGGGGCTGCGGTTCTGTCGATCGGGGACGTGGACAGGCGCGTTTTTCCGCGCTCCGCCGTCAAGGCGCTGCAGGCCCTGCCCTTGGTCGAGAGCGGCATTGCGGACAAATACGGCCTGACCGACCAGGAGATCGCGCTCGCCTGCGCCTCCCATGCCGGGGAGCCGGAGCATGTGGCGGCGGCCAAGTCCATGCTCGCCAAGGCGGGGCAGGATGTCGGCTGCCTGGAATGCGGCACCCACTGGCCCATGAGCGAGGCCGCCAGCCGCGCCTTGGCGGCAAAGGGCGCAAGCCCCAACGCCCTGCACAACAACTGCTCCGGCAAGCATGCGGGCTTCATCTGCCTCGCCTGCGGCGAAGGCCGCGATCCCAAGGGCTATATCGGAGCAGATCACCCGGTGCAGCGCAGCGTGCGCGAGGCCATGGAGGAGATCACCGGCGCCTGCCACACCGTCGAGAAGAGCGGCATCGACGGTTGCTCGATCCCGACCTATGCGATCCCGCTGCCGTCGCTTGCCTTCGGCTTCGCCCGGTTCGGAACCGGCGCCGGCCTGCCGGGCGCCGGCAAGGCGGCCGCGGCCCGGATCCGCAAGGCCGTGGCGCGCCACCCCTTCATGGTGGCCGGCACCGGCCTCTTCGACACCAGGCTCATGGAGCTGCTCGGCGAACGCGCCTTCGTGAAGGTCGGGGCCGAGGGCGTCTATTGCGCCGCCTTCCCCGAACTCGGCTACGGCGTCGCCCTGAAGGCGGAAGACGGCAATGCCCGCGCCGCCGAGGCCATGATGGCAGGCCTCGTCCTGCGCTTCCTCAATCTGGCCTATGACGAGCGCAAAGCCGTCGAAGCCCTGGCGCATCCGGTGCTCAGAAACCGGAACGGCATGGAAGTCGGACAGCTCCGGGTCTCGTCGGAGATTTTGGGCACAGCCTGA
- a CDS encoding UDP-glucose dehydrogenase family protein, with translation MRVAMIGAGYVGLVSGACFADFGHDVCCVDKDPAKIEALDRGEIPIFEPGLSELVAKNTREGRLTFTIDLQQAVRNAEAVFIAVGTPSRRGDGHADLSYVYQAARDIAAAMDGYTVVVTKSTVPVGTGDEVERIIREVRPDADFCVVSNPEFLREGAAITDFKRPDRIVIGTEDQRGLSVMTELYRPLYLNQSPVLATTRRTAELTKYAANAFLATKITFINEIADLCEQVGADVQDVARGIGLDNRIGSKFLHAGPGYGGSCFPKDTLALIKTAQDYEAPMRIVETVAAVNSQRKRAMGRKVIAACGGSVRGKTVAVLGLTFKPNTDDMRDAPSIDVITALRDAGARIKAYDPEGMGAAEAVLTDVDYAKDPYDCARDADALVLVTEWDAFRALDLRRLKAALAAPVVVDLRNVYRPEEMRRHGFTYVSIGRT, from the coding sequence ATGCGTGTCGCGATGATCGGAGCGGGCTATGTCGGATTGGTTTCCGGCGCCTGCTTTGCGGATTTCGGCCACGACGTCTGCTGCGTCGACAAGGATCCGGCCAAGATCGAGGCGCTCGACCGCGGCGAGATCCCGATCTTTGAGCCGGGCCTGTCCGAACTCGTCGCCAAGAACACGCGCGAGGGCCGCCTGACCTTCACCATCGACCTGCAGCAGGCGGTCCGCAACGCCGAGGCCGTGTTCATCGCGGTCGGCACCCCATCCCGGCGCGGGGACGGCCATGCCGACCTGTCCTACGTCTATCAGGCCGCCCGCGACATCGCCGCCGCCATGGACGGCTATACGGTGGTCGTGACCAAGTCGACCGTGCCCGTCGGCACCGGCGACGAGGTCGAGCGCATCATCCGCGAGGTCAGGCCCGACGCGGATTTCTGCGTGGTCTCGAACCCGGAATTCCTGCGCGAAGGCGCAGCCATCACCGACTTCAAGCGCCCGGACCGCATCGTCATCGGCACCGAAGATCAACGGGGCCTGAGCGTGATGACCGAGCTCTATCGTCCGCTCTACCTCAACCAGTCCCCGGTGCTGGCCACGACCCGGCGCACGGCGGAGCTGACAAAATACGCCGCCAATGCCTTTCTCGCCACCAAGATCACCTTCATCAACGAGATCGCGGATCTCTGCGAGCAGGTGGGCGCCGACGTGCAGGACGTGGCCCGCGGCATCGGCCTCGACAACCGCATCGGCTCGAAGTTCCTCCATGCCGGTCCCGGCTATGGCGGCTCGTGCTTCCCGAAGGACACTCTGGCCCTGATCAAGACCGCCCAGGATTACGAGGCGCCGATGCGCATCGTGGAGACGGTGGCGGCGGTGAACAGCCAGCGCAAGCGCGCCATGGGGCGCAAGGTGATCGCCGCCTGCGGCGGCTCCGTGCGCGGCAAGACCGTCGCGGTGCTCGGGCTGACCTTCAAGCCGAACACCGACGACATGCGCGATGCGCCCTCCATCGACGTGATCACGGCGCTGCGAGACGCCGGCGCCCGGATCAAGGCCTACGACCCGGAAGGCATGGGAGCGGCCGAGGCCGTCCTGACGGATGTGGATTACGCCAAGGACCCCTATGACTGCGCCCGCGACGCCGACGCCCTGGTGCTGGTGACCGAATGGGACGCCTTCCGCGCCCTCGATCTGCGCCGCCTGAAGGCTGCCCTTGCCGCTCCGGTGGTCGTGGACCTGCGCAACGTCTACCGGCCGGAGGAAATGCGCCGCCACGGCTTCACCTATGTGAGCATCGGGCGGACCTGA
- a CDS encoding Lrp/AsnC ligand binding domain-containing protein, whose protein sequence is MQTFFVEIKCKLGKTYAVANALADREIASEIYSTAGNYDILAKFHVDDGVDIGHFIAENVQVIPEIADTHTIITFKAF, encoded by the coding sequence ATGCAGACCTTCTTCGTCGAGATCAAGTGCAAGCTCGGCAAGACCTACGCCGTCGCGAACGCTCTCGCCGACCGGGAGATCGCCTCCGAGATCTACTCGACGGCGGGCAATTACGACATCCTCGCCAAGTTCCACGTGGATGACGGCGTCGATATCGGCCACTTCATCGCCGAAAACGTCCAGGTGATTCCCGAGATCGCCGACACGCATACAATCATCACCTTCAAGGCGTTTTGA
- a CDS encoding DUF924 family protein, producing the protein MSSRADWRRVYDFWFPIDLSQAEIGEHWRMLLWWMRGGANAELGPFAPLVDEATAGRLDHWLETPRGRLSLILVLDQFPRGLFAGSPEAYACDQQTLKIAEEGFRNGHYEALTSLYEKFFYFLPLAHAEGPDHLERLKRIVTVSEQAIDEAPEHLKPVWQFSLSQAQANLEVICRFGRFPHRNEVLGRASTADELVYLAKGDFVHMRSLPASASTAISAIG; encoded by the coding sequence ATGTCATCTCGGGCGGACTGGCGCAGGGTCTACGACTTCTGGTTCCCTATCGACCTCTCACAGGCGGAAATCGGCGAGCACTGGCGCATGCTGCTTTGGTGGATGCGCGGTGGCGCCAACGCGGAGCTCGGGCCCTTTGCGCCGCTGGTGGACGAGGCCACGGCCGGCCGGCTGGATCACTGGCTCGAGACGCCGCGCGGCCGCCTCTCCCTGATCCTCGTGCTCGACCAGTTCCCCCGCGGCCTGTTCGCCGGCAGCCCCGAGGCCTATGCCTGCGATCAGCAGACGCTGAAGATCGCCGAGGAGGGCTTTCGAAACGGGCATTACGAGGCCCTGACAAGCCTTTATGAGAAGTTCTTCTATTTCCTCCCCCTCGCCCATGCGGAGGGGCCTGATCATCTGGAGCGCCTGAAGAGAATCGTCACGGTCTCCGAACAGGCCATCGACGAGGCGCCGGAGCATCTCAAGCCCGTCTGGCAGTTCTCGCTCAGCCAGGCCCAGGCCAATCTCGAAGTGATCTGCCGCTTCGGCCGCTTCCCGCACCGGAACGAAGTTCTCGGGCGCGCCTCGACGGCGGACGAGCTGGTTTATTTGGCGAAGGGCGATTTCGTCCACATGCGCTCGCTGCCGGCCTCGGCATCCACGGCCATCAGCGCGATCGGCTAA
- a CDS encoding transglycosylase SLT domain-containing protein — translation MSNARTLLCAVPQPVAEPRRIGSLRGFLHVTLAAGLLLGLQGLTAGPAAVATLPSALLARPVAAPQVREDITGSVVMASADFTPKLLKTPGLFKDILDGAFSLVKPRPAKPAPQVAPEEVAGDPDELIPFNGRTVPRWLVHSILKAAHVTGVDPVYMMTLADVESSLSPEAKAPTSSAQGLFQFIDSTWIETVYHHAADYGFGAAAEAIDYVNGELEVDAKNRDWIMGLRRDPFFSALMAGELIKDVERALQAEGERELAEAELYLAHFLGATSAVRFLEVLDQDPNMKASKLFPKAAKANAGLFMEGKGRKRRPVSVAELYDRIDSKIVRRLDRYEGIGPYLAEIARHTERTAEATPLVQ, via the coding sequence ATGAGTAACGCGAGAACGCTGCTATGCGCGGTTCCGCAACCTGTTGCGGAACCGCGCAGGATCGGAAGCCTCCGCGGTTTTCTCCACGTCACCTTGGCCGCAGGCCTGTTGCTGGGCCTTCAGGGGCTGACAGCCGGGCCTGCTGCCGTAGCCACCCTCCCGAGCGCCCTTCTGGCCAGACCCGTCGCCGCCCCCCAGGTGCGCGAGGACATCACCGGCTCGGTCGTGATGGCTTCCGCCGACTTCACCCCGAAGCTGCTGAAGACCCCGGGCCTTTTCAAGGACATCCTCGACGGCGCCTTCTCCCTCGTGAAGCCTCGCCCCGCCAAGCCTGCACCCCAGGTGGCACCCGAGGAGGTGGCAGGCGATCCGGACGAACTGATCCCGTTCAACGGCCGCACCGTGCCGCGCTGGCTGGTCCACTCGATCCTCAAGGCTGCCCATGTGACCGGGGTCGATCCGGTCTACATGATGACCCTGGCGGACGTGGAATCGAGCCTCTCGCCGGAGGCCAAGGCCCCGACATCCTCCGCCCAGGGGCTGTTCCAGTTTATCGACAGCACCTGGATCGAGACCGTCTACCACCATGCCGCCGATTATGGATTCGGTGCTGCAGCGGAAGCGATCGACTACGTCAACGGCGAGCTTGAGGTGGATGCGAAGAACCGGGACTGGATCATGGGCCTGCGGAGGGATCCCTTCTTCTCGGCTCTCATGGCGGGTGAGCTGATCAAGGATGTGGAGCGCGCCCTGCAGGCCGAGGGTGAGCGGGAGCTCGCCGAGGCCGAGCTCTATCTCGCCCATTTCCTCGGCGCCACCAGCGCCGTCCGCTTCCTCGAGGTTCTCGATCAGGACCCGAACATGAAGGCCTCCAAGCTCTTCCCGAAGGCCGCCAAGGCCAATGCTGGGCTGTTCATGGAAGGCAAGGGGCGCAAGCGCCGCCCCGTCAGCGTGGCCGAACTCTACGACAGGATCGACTCGAAGATCGTCCGACGCCTCGACCGCTACGAGGGAATCGGCCCCTATCTCGCCGAGATCGCCCGCCACACCGAACGGACGGCCGAGGCGACGCCTCTCGTTCAGTGA
- a CDS encoding Crp/Fnr family transcriptional regulator has protein sequence MTLEAEVQSLRQVPMFRDVDPARLKLLAFTSERVQFSDGQRFFSQGDPSDAAYVILDGRASVLLNTPGGEIQVAELGSNALVGEMGILSDTPRSATIMAAEPTTALRIDKRVFLELLAQFPQMSLAIMRELAKRLERTNAQLVAQSSS, from the coding sequence ATGACCCTTGAGGCAGAGGTTCAGTCCTTGCGGCAGGTGCCGATGTTTCGGGATGTGGATCCGGCCCGCCTGAAGCTGCTCGCCTTCACGAGCGAGCGGGTGCAGTTCTCCGACGGCCAGCGCTTCTTCTCGCAGGGGGACCCGTCCGACGCGGCTTATGTGATTCTCGACGGACGGGCGAGCGTCCTCCTCAACACCCCTGGCGGGGAAATCCAGGTCGCGGAGCTGGGCAGCAATGCCCTCGTGGGCGAGATGGGCATTCTGTCCGATACGCCGCGATCGGCCACTATCATGGCGGCCGAACCGACCACGGCTCTGCGAATCGACAAGCGCGTCTTTCTGGAGCTTCTGGCCCAGTTCCCGCAGATGTCCCTGGCGATCATGCGGGAGCTCGCGAAGCGTCTCGAGCGCACGAATGCGCAGCTCGTCGCACAATCCTCATCCTGA
- a CDS encoding glycosyltransferase family protein has translation MADLVLDFDGDATPSPVQPGHSGGTRVLIYSHDTFGLGHLRRSRALANAIVQDRPDTSVVIISGSPVIGNFEFDSGVDYIRIPGVTKLPDGDYRSLNLNVSLDEAVGLRQALILQAAKAFRPDVFIVDKEPTGFRGEVVPALDYLQAAGCRLVLGIRDVMDEPALLVPEWERKGAKEALIRYYDEIWVYGLKDVYQPLKALNLPAHVRKRITYTGYLRRDVPPTPSLTKYPKITKQPFILVTTGGGGDGDDLIDWVISAYEADAELERPALILFGPFIDRDKRRSFVERIAKQPKLDVMSFDNKIEWLMKKADAIVAMGGYNTFCEALSFDKRTLIVPRTRPRLEQYIRAVEGERLGLVSMLSDYKEARSPERMAAALRSLSSQPRPSEVTIPGLLDGLDRVQERLKILAEPKALYTPSYHQAAE, from the coding sequence ATGGCAGACCTGGTGTTGGACTTCGATGGGGATGCAACTCCCTCCCCGGTGCAGCCCGGGCATTCCGGCGGAACGAGAGTCCTTATCTACAGCCACGACACCTTCGGCCTCGGACATCTGCGCCGCTCGCGGGCCCTTGCCAATGCCATCGTCCAGGACCGTCCCGACACCTCGGTGGTTATCATTTCCGGCTCCCCGGTCATCGGCAATTTCGAGTTCGACAGCGGCGTCGACTACATCCGCATTCCCGGCGTCACCAAGCTGCCGGACGGGGATTACCGCAGCCTCAACCTCAACGTGAGCCTCGACGAGGCGGTAGGCCTGCGCCAGGCCCTTATTCTCCAGGCAGCCAAGGCGTTCAGGCCGGATGTCTTCATCGTCGACAAGGAGCCGACCGGCTTCCGCGGCGAGGTCGTGCCGGCTCTCGACTATCTGCAGGCGGCCGGATGCCGTCTCGTGCTCGGCATCCGCGACGTGATGGACGAGCCGGCGCTTCTCGTACCGGAATGGGAACGCAAGGGCGCGAAGGAAGCCCTCATCCGGTACTATGACGAGATCTGGGTCTACGGCCTCAAGGATGTCTACCAACCGCTCAAGGCCCTGAACCTTCCGGCGCATGTGAGGAAGCGGATCACCTATACCGGCTACCTGCGTCGGGACGTGCCGCCGACCCCGTCCCTCACCAAATATCCGAAGATCACCAAGCAGCCCTTCATCCTGGTGACCACCGGCGGCGGCGGCGACGGCGACGACCTGATCGACTGGGTGATCTCGGCCTACGAGGCCGATGCTGAGCTCGAGCGACCGGCGCTCATCCTGTTCGGACCGTTCATCGACCGGGACAAGCGCCGCTCCTTCGTAGAGCGCATCGCCAAGCAGCCGAAACTCGACGTGATGTCGTTCGACAACAAGATCGAATGGCTCATGAAGAAGGCGGACGCCATCGTCGCCATGGGCGGATACAACACCTTCTGCGAGGCCCTGTCCTTCGACAAGCGCACACTCATCGTGCCGCGCACCAGGCCGCGGCTCGAGCAGTACATCCGCGCCGTGGAAGGCGAGCGGCTCGGGCTCGTGAGCATGCTGAGCGACTACAAGGAAGCGCGCTCGCCGGAGCGCATGGCCGCCGCCCTGCGTTCCCTGTCGTCGCAGCCGCGCCCGTCGGAAGTGACCATTCCCGGCCTGCTCGACGGGCTCGACCGCGTGCAGGAGCGCCTCAAGATCCTTGCGGAGCCGAAGGCCCTGTACACCCCCTCCTATCATCAGGCGGCCGAGTAA
- a CDS encoding glycosyltransferase family 4 protein: MTNRRIAVVVKGYPRLSETFIAQEILALEQRGLNLEIWSLRHPTERAVHPMHKAIKARVSYLPEYLYEEPMRVLRGALWSLRQKGFGRTIKAFWRDLKRDLTANRVRRLGQAFAMARELPAEVQHLHVHYLHTPASVVRYAALLTGRTWTFSAHAKDIWTTPDWEKREKMAEALWGVTCTAQGAEHLRSLSWPEHVSLVYHGLDLSRFPTPPESRPARDGSDPLDPLRIVSIGRAVAKKGFGDLIQALASLPQDLHWRFVHVGGGELLNSLKKQAQDAGMANRVIFLGSKPQPEIVALLREADLFVLPSKEAKSGDRDGLPNVIMEAASQGLAIVATDFAGIPEFIRSGVEGELVPPGDWAALSNALNLLARDPDRREALGAAAYARLRQEFSMEGGIDGLEARFRSLTDAPKREPERV; this comes from the coding sequence ATGACAAACCGGCGCATCGCCGTCGTCGTGAAAGGCTATCCGCGCCTTTCCGAAACCTTCATCGCCCAGGAAATCCTGGCCCTCGAGCAACGCGGCCTGAACCTGGAAATCTGGTCCCTGCGCCATCCGACCGAGCGGGCCGTGCATCCCATGCACAAGGCCATCAAGGCCCGCGTCTCCTACCTGCCGGAATACCTCTACGAGGAGCCGATGCGGGTGCTTCGGGGCGCGCTCTGGAGCTTGCGGCAGAAGGGTTTCGGACGCACGATCAAGGCGTTCTGGCGCGACCTGAAGCGCGACCTCACCGCCAACCGCGTGCGCCGACTCGGTCAGGCCTTCGCCATGGCACGCGAGTTGCCGGCGGAGGTGCAGCATCTGCACGTGCATTATCTGCACACGCCCGCCTCCGTCGTGCGCTATGCCGCCCTGCTCACAGGCCGCACCTGGACCTTCTCGGCCCACGCGAAGGATATCTGGACGACGCCGGATTGGGAAAAGCGCGAGAAGATGGCGGAAGCGCTCTGGGGCGTCACCTGCACAGCGCAGGGCGCAGAACATCTCCGATCGCTTTCCTGGCCCGAGCATGTGTCGCTCGTCTATCACGGGCTCGATCTGTCCCGGTTTCCCACGCCGCCCGAAAGCCGCCCGGCGAGGGACGGCTCCGACCCGCTCGATCCCTTGCGCATCGTCTCCATCGGCCGCGCCGTGGCGAAGAAGGGTTTTGGCGACCTGATCCAGGCTCTCGCCTCCCTGCCTCAGGACCTGCACTGGCGCTTCGTCCATGTGGGCGGCGGCGAGTTGCTCAACAGCCTCAAGAAGCAGGCACAGGACGCGGGCATGGCCAACAGGGTCATCTTCCTCGGCTCCAAGCCGCAGCCGGAGATCGTCGCGCTCCTGCGGGAGGCGGACCTCTTCGTCCTGCCGTCGAAGGAAGCGAAATCGGGCGATCGGGACGGCCTGCCGAACGTGATCATGGAAGCGGCAAGCCAGGGGCTCGCCATCGTGGCGACGGACTTCGCGGGCATTCCGGAATTCATCCGCAGCGGCGTCGAGGGCGAACTCGTGCCGCCGGGCGATTGGGCGGCTCTGTCGAACGCTCTCAATCTTCTCGCCCGCGACCCGGACCGCCGAGAGGCTCTCGGCGCTGCCGCCTATGCGCGCCTGAGGCAGGAATTTTCCATGGAGGGCGGCATCGACGGGCTCGAAGCGCGCTTCCGGTCCCTGACGGATGCCCCAAAGCGAGAACCGGAGAGGGTGTGA
- a CDS encoding glycosyltransferase family 4 protein, producing MTIARPVAFYAPLKSPNHPFPSGDRTMARLLMKALDRAGYAPQLASEMRTLDKAGDRQRQKYIRQQSLAEASRLIAHYQALPEEQRPCLWFTYHVYYKAPDWIGPRVADALDIPYVIAEGSRASKRANGSWALGHEGAEAALDHADAILVMTAHDRQALETVRPQRQSLIDLPPFIDLQEWPATGDRSPINTEPRLLTVAMMREGDKLASYRILAAALERLQHLPWRLDVVGDGEAREEIVRLFGALAQRVRFHGAIDSKSDLRALYEAADLFVWPAFNEAYGMVLLEAQALGCPVVAGAYGGVASVVQHGETGVLTKAGDIAAFAEAVGSLLQDRKRLRDMGENAFRFITQERDLDRAALRLRNALEPLTARPGA from the coding sequence GTGACCATCGCGAGGCCCGTTGCCTTCTATGCCCCGTTGAAGAGCCCGAACCATCCCTTCCCCTCGGGCGACCGCACCATGGCGCGTCTTCTGATGAAGGCTCTCGACCGGGCGGGCTATGCGCCGCAACTTGCCAGTGAGATGCGAACGCTCGACAAAGCCGGCGATCGGCAGCGTCAGAAGTATATCCGGCAGCAATCGCTTGCAGAGGCCTCGCGCCTGATCGCGCATTATCAAGCCCTTCCGGAAGAGCAACGTCCCTGCCTCTGGTTCACCTATCACGTCTATTACAAGGCGCCGGATTGGATCGGTCCTCGCGTCGCCGACGCCCTCGACATCCCCTATGTCATTGCAGAAGGCTCCCGGGCCTCGAAGCGCGCGAACGGATCCTGGGCTCTCGGCCACGAGGGCGCCGAGGCTGCCCTCGACCATGCCGATGCGATCCTCGTAATGACGGCACATGACAGGCAGGCTCTGGAGACCGTGAGACCGCAGCGTCAAAGCTTGATCGACCTGCCGCCCTTTATCGACCTGCAGGAATGGCCAGCAACAGGCGACCGGTCACCGATCAACACCGAACCGCGCCTTCTCACGGTGGCGATGATGCGGGAGGGCGACAAGCTCGCCTCCTATCGCATTCTTGCCGCTGCCCTCGAAAGGCTTCAGCACCTGCCGTGGCGACTGGATGTGGTGGGTGATGGCGAAGCACGGGAGGAGATCGTCCGACTGTTCGGCGCCCTGGCGCAACGGGTTCGGTTTCACGGCGCCATCGACAGTAAGTCCGATCTGAGGGCGTTGTACGAGGCGGCCGATCTCTTCGTCTGGCCCGCTTTCAACGAAGCTTACGGCATGGTGCTGCTGGAGGCTCAGGCGCTCGGCTGCCCGGTCGTTGCCGGCGCCTATGGCGGCGTTGCCAGCGTGGTGCAACACGGTGAGACCGGAGTGCTGACGAAAGCGGGCGACATCGCCGCGTTCGCCGAAGCCGTCGGCAGCCTCCTGCAGGACCGGAAGCGGCTTCGCGACATGGGCGAGAACGCTTTTCGCTTCATAACGCAGGAACGCGATCTCGATCGCGCCGCTTTGCGCTTGCGCAATGCGCTCGAACCGCTCACGGCTAGACCGGGAGCATGA